A single genomic interval of Lathyrus oleraceus cultivar Zhongwan6 chromosome 7, CAAS_Psat_ZW6_1.0, whole genome shotgun sequence harbors:
- the LOC127105760 gene encoding uncharacterized protein LOC127105760 isoform X2, producing the protein MEVLLSVARRIEERLKVMEDEEDGRRLKMNVAMKKPPLLNDKAVSVWEAFMLRFRPQRATFGAFAVILVQNFDFVVAGFRVWSWQLGFSVLDVACSFELCSFCAVALMFMQAWSFRRWRAAFGCDAFGA; encoded by the exons ATGGAGGTTCTGTTATCGGTGGCGAGAAGAATTGAAGAGAGATTGAAGGTGATGGAGGATGAAGAAGATGGAAGAAGGTTGAAGATGAATGTGGCAATGAAAAAGCCCCCGCTTCTGAACGACAAAG CTGTTAGCGTGTGGGAAGCATTTATGTTGCGTTTTCGGCCCCAGCGTGCGACATTTGGAGCCTTTGCTGT AATTTTGGTGCAGAATTTTGACTTTGTCGTTGCCGGCTTTCGCGTTTGGAGTTGGCAGCTTGGCTTCTCTGTTTTGGATGTGGCTTGTAGCTTTGAACTGTGTTCTTTCTGTGCAGTTGCGTTGATGTTTATGCAG GCTTGGAGTTTTCGGCGCTGGCGTGCGGCATTTGGTTGTGATGCCTTCGGAGCTTGA
- the LOC127105760 gene encoding uncharacterized protein LOC127105760 isoform X1, whose protein sequence is MEVLLSVARRIEERLKVMEDEEDGRRLKMNVAMKKPPLLNDKAVSVWEAFMLRFRPQRATFGAFAVILVQNFDFVVAGFRVWSWQLGFSVLDVACSFELCSFCAVALMFMQVVHLQLSEALRIVLQLMAVFVFVATYACVQ, encoded by the exons ATGGAGGTTCTGTTATCGGTGGCGAGAAGAATTGAAGAGAGATTGAAGGTGATGGAGGATGAAGAAGATGGAAGAAGGTTGAAGATGAATGTGGCAATGAAAAAGCCCCCGCTTCTGAACGACAAAG CTGTTAGCGTGTGGGAAGCATTTATGTTGCGTTTTCGGCCCCAGCGTGCGACATTTGGAGCCTTTGCTGT AATTTTGGTGCAGAATTTTGACTTTGTCGTTGCCGGCTTTCGCGTTTGGAGTTGGCAGCTTGGCTTCTCTGTTTTGGATGTGGCTTGTAGCTTTGAACTGTGTTCTTTCTGTGCAGTTGCGTTGATGTTTATGCAGGTTGTGCATTTGCAGCTTTCTGAAGCTCTTCGAATTGTGTTGCAGCTCATGGCTGTGTTTGTGTTCGTAGCGACTTACGCTTGTGTTCAATAG